The sequence TTATTCTTGAAAATTATCATGGTTTCATATAGGCCTATATAATGTATGCTAATAAGTTGTTAACTTTAAAATATCTATTATGTAAAATTTTTCCCATTAGATGTCACTGTGGTTTACCAAAACGGGTTACCTGTGATTTCCATCAGCCTTCCATCCCGACGGGAAAGATGCCGATTTACCCTCAAGCCCATCTCTGATTCAGTTGGCATGTTTTTGCAGCAGCTGCAGGCAGAGGATCGGGGAATTGACAGGGTTGCAATCTACTCAACAGGTACAAAGATAAAGAATTATTTAGATCATGCTCTTAACCACAGCTGTTAGAAAAGGGCCATCAAACGCCAGGCCTTGAAGGTCGTAAGCAAGCCAGGGTTATTGGATTTTTAGAATTCAGCAAAACATAGAAATAGTATTTTTACACCTTGTTATGTGAAACCTCTGTCTCTTTGTTCTAGATGGAGCTCGTGTAGCCGCTTCCACAGCAATAGAAATTCTTTTGTTGGATGATTTCAAACTGTCAGTTAATGATGTCACTTACCATGTGCGGCCGCCAAAAAGAGGTACAGTGTTTGATATGCCTTGTGGTTACCCACGTTTTTTTGTAAGATTGTGCTGTtctgtttttcaaaaatattggtaGAATCTTATGGCCAGTATATCCCAGTTCACATTAGTATTTGAGGAAGATAAATAAGGAAGAACCTTTATTTGTATCCAGAACTATTAAGCCATGAAGATGCAACGACAATGAATGACCTGAAAACCCTTGTGCAGCAGCTGTACAGCACACTTCGAATTGAGGAGCATCAGCTCAATAAGGAGAGAGAGCTGAATGGAAGGTTAGAGGACCTTCGAGGGCAGCTAGAACCTCTTGAAAAGGTACGTTAGTTCGAGAGTCAAAACCATTGTTAGTTGTATAGTTGGACCAGATTTTATGTTACtagattttaatatgtattttttcaaacAAGAAGGCTGGTGTAGCTATATTTACTtcctttgtttctgtttttatctTTCTCCTGTTACTCTGTCTTTGCACATGCTGTTTTGCCTCCAGTTTTCCGCTTTTCATGCCTCCCATTTTTCTGAAATGTGATGTTTCAGGCTTCTTTTGCTGAAATATCTTAGTGTTTTCTACTAGTAAACAACTGAACTTAAATCCGAGGGATTGGGAGATATGAGATGGGTTTGTCTCTCATTGGCTGAGGAATGTACATGGTGTAATCTAATTTACAGTAACATATGCTATAACAATGTTTTTCAATAGGTTCGTcttgagattggccgaagagcGGAGAAGCGGACCACGTTTGTGTTGTGGGGTGGACTGGCGTATATGGCCACACAGTTTGGCATTCTTGCGCGTCTGACGTGGTGGGAATATTCTTGGGATATCATGGAGCCTGTCACATATTTTATCACCTACGGTAGTGCCATGGCCATGTATGCCTATTTTGTACTAACACGCCAGGTAAGATGAACATCTGCATGAGGTTTAGCATTGTAATGTTAAATACTGAGCACCTTATCATGTACTCTTTTGCTTGTCCACTGGTGTTTTGTTTCCATAGAACAGCTGTGTTCAACTgagattttattaaaactaattTATGGAGCTTGGGTTCCTCAAATCCCATGAATAGCTgtacacattatattttaaacgGATGTTGTGTCAAACGTTTTTATAATCTTGTTTCTACATTGAAAAGGAAATGTTCCTTGTACAATCCAACAGTTTTACAGAATATTGTCTGCTACATCCTTTCCCCACACCTTGCGTGCATTCAGTCTGCAGCATATCTATGCTTCTTTTTAAGGCATATCTTTTTCTTTTGCCAAACCCTGCATTTACCGTTGAGTATGGTATTTACAGGTTAagcaatataaatgtatttgcaaTGCGCTTCCTGTTAACTGCAATAAATtagatgtgtgtgcatgttaagCATAATTCATGATGAAGCCACTTTGCCTCTTCCTGTCCGGGGCAAAGCACGGGTCCATAGAAAGCCGGCCTGCATCAAGGCCTATGATAGGCATATGGGGGGAGTTGATTGGGCCCAGCATTCTAGGGGCTCTGTGGTGAGTCACATTGCTGCCAGCAATGTGACACACCAAAAAgcccctaaaaataaaaaaataaaataaaagggctagttgggagatcacaatccccctctacccagcccaacattagggagacCTTGGCttcgtgctccctaatcactatagagcgctgggatatTCCAGTCTCAGGCaaaaaggagctagctatggCTCTGATAGCGAGTAACTGTGCTGAGGGGCTTTGATGTCATTGGTGTTGGTATAtagaatttgtgtatttatatgctttttctttttttttttctctacaggAATATGTATATCCAGATGCCAGAGATAGACAGTACttacattttttccataaaGGAGCCAAAAAGATACGTTTTGACATAGAAGAATACAATCGACTCAAGAATGCTATTGCTCAGGTACCTAGTTATGAGACGATGGAGATCGTTATATGGTGTTCAGTACCAAGACGATATTGTTAATGTAATGTCTGTTCGATCAGGCAGGAATGTGTTAACTCCCCCCACCACATGCAGATCTACTGTTTGCTGCACTTATCTCTAAAA comes from Spea bombifrons isolate aSpeBom1 chromosome 11, aSpeBom1.2.pri, whole genome shotgun sequence and encodes:
- the MCU gene encoding calcium uniporter protein, mitochondrial; translation: MAATAGRSRLLLLSRSGGGLTAGFPGLGVSRHRPHRTVHQRLPAWLNQRVVFCSTTSPLDDVTVVYQNGLPVISISLPSRRERCRFTLKPISDSVGMFLQQLQAEDRGIDRVAIYSTDGARVAASTAIEILLLDDFKLSVNDVTYHVRPPKRELLSHEDATTMNDLKTLVQQLYSTLRIEEHQLNKERELNGRLEDLRGQLEPLEKVRLEIGRRAEKRTTFVLWGGLAYMATQFGILARLTWWEYSWDIMEPVTYFITYGSAMAMYAYFVLTRQEYVYPDARDRQYLHFFHKGAKKIRFDIEEYNRLKNAIAQAELDLKRLRDPLQVHLPVQQIDEKD